A stretch of Aedes aegypti strain LVP_AGWG chromosome 2, AaegL5.0 Primary Assembly, whole genome shotgun sequence DNA encodes these proteins:
- the LOC110675757 gene encoding uncharacterized protein LOC110675757, which translates to MDATETAPEQSSSQTTPTAATGSGKPIDILDEQYAHYVQLARQMLLKIKSPTDRQICSKYLSRCCQLSNATHSAKSYRNQFFRYFLKVLDATILNQQHYVQMDDEPEPMRGEVKEVYRWSNDRKSYVAAKIIPNYAVLVYMAVCDDPQQGWDNGGFGNYEF; encoded by the exons ATGGATGCCACCGAAACAGCACCCGAACAATCCTCATCCCAAACGACCCCAACAGCTGCAACCGGATCTGGTAAACCAATCGATATCCTCGACGAACAGTACGCTCATTATGTTCAGCTAGCGAGGCAGatgcttctgaaaataaaatctcCCACAG ATCGCCAAATTTGCTCCAAATACCTTTCACGATGCTGCCAGCTGAGCAATGCCACCCACTCGGCCAAAAGCTATCGGAACCAGTTCTTCCGGTACTTTCTCAAAGTGTTGGATGCCACCATCCTGAACCAGCAGCACTACGTTCAAATG GACGATGAACCAGAGCCGATGAGAGGCGAGGTGAAAGAAGTGTATCGCTGGTCCAACGATCGGAAGTCCTACGTTGCGGCCAAAATCATTCCCAACTACGCAGTTTTGGTGTACATGGCCGTTTGCGATGATCCTCAACAGGGCTGGGATAACGGCGGGTTCGGTAATTATGAGTTCTGA